Proteins from a single region of Limibacter armeniacum:
- a CDS encoding putative quinol monooxygenase, with product MKVYLTAIIKAKPEHREEVLQVLNTMVEHSRKEAACLQYDLHQGTDDENMFVFYEIWQDQQGLDQHNQRPYIKAFASIIDEKLAEQPIIHKTKIL from the coding sequence ATGAAAGTCTATCTGACAGCTATCATTAAGGCAAAACCTGAGCACAGGGAGGAAGTATTGCAAGTCCTTAATACTATGGTGGAGCATTCACGCAAAGAAGCAGCCTGTCTCCAGTATGATCTGCATCAGGGTACCGACGATGAAAACATGTTTGTATTCTATGAGATATGGCAGGATCAGCAAGGACTTGACCAGCACAATCAGCGCCCATATATAAAAGCGTTCGCCAGTATTATTGATGAAAAACTGGCTGAGCAGCCAATTATACATAAAACTAAAATCCTTTGA
- a CDS encoding NAD(P)H-dependent oxidoreductase gives MKNVLIINAGQNFGHSGGRYNQTVTEQTMEFFKNQDGINVQVTHIAEGYDKDQEVEKFVWADYIIYHTPVWWFQLPNGFKKYIDEVFTAGHAKGIYHSDGRDASNPSINYGTGGMMHGRKYMLTTSWNAPATAFTLPGEFFDQKSVDEGAMFGFHRMNAFTGLEPLKSFHFHDVEKNANVERDIKKYAEHLEEVFNEEFKQTEIEL, from the coding sequence ATGAAAAATGTATTGATCATTAATGCTGGACAGAATTTCGGACACTCAGGAGGCAGATATAACCAGACTGTGACTGAACAAACAATGGAATTCTTTAAAAATCAGGATGGTATCAATGTTCAGGTTACCCATATCGCTGAAGGATACGACAAGGATCAGGAAGTGGAGAAATTTGTATGGGCAGACTATATCATCTACCATACACCAGTCTGGTGGTTCCAGTTGCCAAACGGTTTCAAGAAGTACATCGATGAGGTATTCACGGCAGGCCATGCGAAAGGGATCTACCACAGTGACGGCAGGGATGCTTCCAATCCGTCAATCAACTACGGAACAGGAGGGATGATGCATGGGCGTAAGTATATGCTGACCACTTCATGGAATGCTCCGGCTACAGCTTTTACCTTGCCGGGTGAGTTCTTTGACCAAAAATCAGTGGATGAAGGTGCCATGTTCGGATTTCATCGTATGAATGCCTTCACTGGGTTGGAACCGTTGAAGAGTTTCCATTTCCATGATGTGGAGAAGAATGCCAATGTTGAGCGAGACATTAAAAAATACGCTGAGCACTTGGAAGAAGTATTCAATGAAGAGTTCAAGCAAACCGAAATAGAATTATGA